A window from Mesorhizobium sp. WSM2240 encodes these proteins:
- a CDS encoding MFS transporter encodes MQHEDPHPSGPTTLAPLRNPAFRSIWTATQISSLGWLVQTVAISWLMATISASDLMVALVQAASTLPVFFLSILAGAIADNFSRRWVMFAGHCLIALASTTLMISVGLGFVHPWLILGLGFLAGCGFALNDPAWHASVGDILDKRDIPAAVTLMSVGYNIVRSLGPALGGVILAFSGPLAAFAMAALSDLVPLGAIWRTNWKVRSSPLPRERMMTAIHDGVRFTAMSLEIRAAIARATLFGLASIAILALLPLVVRDQLKSGPIVYGILLAGFGAGAFVAGMSNGFLRRITSQNRLVAFASVACAACCLCLALTSSVPVAAVALALGGAGWLVTWTGIDVAVQLASPRWVVGRTLSIYYALSAGGMAAGSWIWGSVAQNYSLTWALEGAAGVLLLVAATGMVLGIRPWEETDQESSDYLAPEIALDLKPRSGPIVAKVDYSISEKNTDAFLACMRAKRHALSRAGARNWTLQRNLQTPSLWTETFRTPTWMDFLRLNHRLTAADKEAAQQLLVLHDGELSPHTVLSIERTTEAVRTRASTINSRPPR; translated from the coding sequence GTGCAGCACGAAGATCCTCATCCGTCCGGTCCAACGACGCTTGCCCCGCTTCGCAACCCGGCATTTCGCTCAATCTGGACGGCCACACAGATATCCAGCCTGGGGTGGCTCGTACAAACGGTTGCCATCAGCTGGCTGATGGCCACCATTTCGGCTTCCGACCTCATGGTCGCACTCGTTCAGGCCGCATCCACATTGCCGGTGTTCTTCCTCTCAATTCTCGCTGGAGCCATCGCCGACAACTTCAGCCGCCGATGGGTGATGTTTGCGGGACACTGCCTGATTGCATTGGCATCAACGACGTTGATGATTTCGGTGGGGCTGGGATTCGTCCATCCCTGGCTGATACTCGGACTGGGTTTCCTGGCCGGCTGCGGCTTCGCTTTGAATGATCCGGCCTGGCATGCTTCTGTTGGCGATATCCTTGATAAGCGCGACATTCCGGCTGCGGTGACGCTTATGTCTGTCGGATACAACATTGTGCGCAGCCTCGGTCCGGCTCTGGGTGGCGTGATCCTGGCCTTCTCTGGCCCGTTGGCGGCTTTCGCCATGGCCGCGCTGAGTGATCTGGTCCCTCTAGGCGCAATATGGCGCACCAATTGGAAAGTCCGCTCTTCGCCTCTCCCCCGTGAGAGAATGATGACGGCAATTCATGACGGAGTTCGCTTCACGGCGATGTCCCTGGAGATCAGGGCGGCAATCGCCCGCGCAACCCTTTTCGGGTTGGCCAGCATTGCGATCCTCGCGCTGCTCCCTCTCGTCGTCCGGGATCAGCTGAAGAGCGGGCCCATCGTCTACGGCATTTTATTGGCCGGCTTCGGCGCCGGGGCCTTCGTCGCGGGAATGAGCAACGGCTTCCTAAGGCGGATCACGTCTCAGAACAGGCTGGTGGCGTTCGCCTCTGTCGCTTGTGCAGCGTGTTGCCTTTGCCTTGCACTAACATCGTCGGTCCCCGTGGCGGCAGTCGCGCTAGCCTTGGGCGGCGCGGGTTGGCTTGTCACCTGGACCGGCATTGACGTGGCGGTGCAACTGGCAAGCCCACGGTGGGTCGTCGGCCGCACACTGTCGATCTACTACGCCTTGAGCGCTGGCGGTATGGCTGCCGGCAGCTGGATTTGGGGTTCCGTCGCGCAGAATTACTCCCTGACCTGGGCGTTGGAGGGCGCCGCAGGGGTTCTGTTGCTGGTTGCAGCAACGGGAATGGTGTTGGGGATACGTCCGTGGGAAGAAACGGATCAGGAAAGTTCGGATTATCTCGCACCGGAGATAGCACTCGATCTGAAGCCAAGGAGTGGCCCGATCGTTGCCAAAGTCGACTATTCCATATCCGAAAAGAATACCGACGCCTTTCTCGCCTGCATGCGTGCAAAGCGCCACGCTCTTAGCCGCGCCGGTGCTCGAAACTGGACGCTCCAGCGCAACCTCCAAACGCCTTCACTTTGGACAGAGACATTTCGCACGCCAACCTGGATGGACTTTCTTCGCCTGAATCATCGGCTCACGGCAGCGGACAAGGAAGCAGCCCAGCAGCTTCTCGTCTTGCATGATGGAGAGCTTTCTCCACACACCGTACTTTCGATCGAGCGGACGACCGAGGCAGTTCGTACACGTGCGTCAACAATCAATTCTCGTCCACCGAGGTGA